TGTTTGGCGTCCGACCCGACCCTGGGTTCGGTCAGGGCGTAGGAAAAGATCATCTCTCCGGACGCCGCGGGAACCAGGTACTTGCGCTTCTGTTCCTCTGTGCCGAACAGATGGATGCCCTTGATGCCGATGGATAGATGGGCGATGGAGACCAGGGCCACCGAAAGGTCGGTCTTGGACAGTTCCTTGATGGTTTCGAGATATTCAAAGAGGTTCAGCCCCATGCCCCCGTAGCTTTCGGGGATGGAGAGGCCGAAAAGCCCCAGGTCGGCCATTTTCCTGAGCATTTCTCGAGGTACGCGGCCGCGCGCCTCGAGAGCCTGTGGCGGGTATTCCTTGAGCAGGCCCTCATAGCCTTCGGTCACCCGGCGGATCTTTTCCCGGTCGGCCACCACCTCCAGCGAACGCAACACCTGTTCGTCGAGTACTCCCTGGTAGGTCTTTTCCATGAATCCAGTATCTGGCATGGCGATCCTTTCCACGTTTTGTGAAGTATTGCAGCCAATACATCTCAGGCAGGTCCCGCCGAAAGGCCGGACATGTCATGGCGAGGCGGCGGTCTGATGGCGGCCGAAACCGGCTCGCTTACAACGAACCCTAACGGGATCGACGGGTCGCCGTTGATGTGACGCTGCAAGACGGCCTGTGGCTAAGATTACTCCAGTCCCGCGCCGGAAAGCGTCTCCCCGTGAACCGACTTCAGGATTCGGGGTTTTCCTTTCGGGTCAGCGTCTCCGGGGGAACGAATTTAAGGTTGCCGGAAGGGTCGTTCACCCAGCTCACTTTCCCGTCTCTGAAAAGGACATCCGAAAACCGGTAGAACCAGATGTTTCCCCGGATGCTGCTCGGCGTGCCCTGGACCGCTAGGACCTGATCCTTGGTGGAACCGATGGTGAAAGCGTTTTCCCCGGCCTGCGGCGGGGATGCGGGAAGCATGCGAATCTTCAGGTTCCCAAAGTAGTTGTCGAAGGATGCGACGCGGCCGTCGACAAAGTGGACCTCGCTGAAGCCGTAGAACCAGTGGTTCCCTTCAACCCGGGTGGGGGTGCCCTGGACTCGAAGGACCTCGTCCTGGGTCGCCCCCGGCGAGAAAAAAGACGCTTCCTCGACGTCCGGTGACGCAGCCGGGGGAGAGAGCATGACCTTCAGTCGCCCGTCGAAGTTGTTGTAACCGATCACCACGCCGTCCCGGAAGCGGATGTCGGACAGGCCGTACAGCCAGACGTTTCCCTGTACCTTGTCCGGGGGGCCTTGGACCGCCAGAACCTGTTTTTCCGAAGACCCCAAGGAAAACGCATCGCGACGGACCGCTCCCGTGGATGAGGGCTGACGCCGCGAAGGAGGCGGCAATGCCACGTCTTCCAGGCCGACCGGTTCGTGAGGAGGCCTCATCGTTTCCAACGCCTTAGCGTGAGGCCCTTCCCGCGGAAGCGACGGCGCCGATCCCGGCACACCGCCCGAAGGCGTCGTGTTGCGCCCTGGAACGGGGGTGTCCGGCGTTTGGGTCCAAGGCCCGGTAAGAAGCGTAAGAAGGACCAGCGCGGCGAGGGCTCCGGCCCACGGGTGTCCGCGGGCGGACGCCAAGGCCTTCCACCCGCGTTCCCTCGCACGCCCGAAAGGCGATGCGGATCTTCGGCGGGACGGTCGGGTCGAGCTTGCTTCCTTCGAACGCTGTCCGCGCGCGGCCTCGGAGGCCCTTGGGGTCCCCCCCGAAGCTTCAGCAGACCGCGCTCCGGAACGCACGGCGGGCCTTTCCTCCGGCAACTCGTCTTGAATGCGGACGTAGGCTTCGGTGATCCGTTTGAACCGGTTTTCGGCTTCGATCCGTTCGTATTCGGGGAAGTTGTGGAAACGATCCGGATGCCATTGTTTGGCCAATCGCCGGTAAGCCCGCTTGGCATCTTCCCGGGTGGCTCCGGGTTCCAGGTCGAGGATCCGGTAATCTTCGGGCGTAGTGGACTTTTGGGATGTCGGTCTGACCGGCATAGGCCCCCGGAACGTCTTTCTGGAATGATTTTCCCTGCCGTTGACCGGTTGGATGAACCGGTCGAACTATAGCCGCTGTAAAAAAGAGGTTCAAGCTTTTCGCCGCTCTTCCCGATAGGATGAGCAAACATGCGCTTCCTGAAGCGTTCCGGCGGGAAGGCGCCGGAAGGCTTCATGTGCCTTGAAGGAACGCGGGCCATGCGAAATCGATGGTTGAGGAGAACGGTCATGTCGAGTTCCCAAATGGCGGTGCCCCTGGATGAGATCATGCATTCGGCCGAACATCTGCCGCCGTTTCCCAACGTTGTCCAGAAGGTGATGCCGCTGCTCAAGAGAATGGCGCCGGTGGAAGAAATCGAAGCCGTCATTCGGTTCGATCCCGCCATCGCCGCACGGGTGATCGCTTTGAGCCGTTCTCCCTTCTACGCCAGGCGCGCCAGCGTCCATTCGCTGCGAGACGCCATCATATCGCTGGGACAGCGGCAGCTGGTGCAGGTCATCTTGGCCGCCTGCGCCGCGCGCTTTCAGACGGACGACATGGAAAGCTATGACCTCCGGGCCGGCGAACTCTGGGAACACGCGGTGGCGACGGCCATCATGGCGGACAGACTGGCGGAGGAACTGAGGCATGAGGAGCGGTTGACCCTCTATACCGCCGGGCTTCTCCACGACATCGGAAAGACCATCCTGAATCATCGGATGAAGGACTACTTCGATGCCATCTTCTCCGCCGTCCGGCAGGAACGGATGCATTTTCTCGAAGCCGAGCGTCGTGTGCTCGGGATCGATCATCAGGAATTGGGAGCGGTCATCTGCCGCAGGTGGCGGTTTCCGGAAAGGGTGGTCGCGGGCATCGGGTATCACCACCGCCCGAGCGATGCGGGTAGGCACCGGGACGTGGCTTCCATCCTTTATGCGGCGAACCGAATGGTCTGTGCCATGGGCATCGGGGCCGGAGTGGACGGGTTCCTCAATCCCAACGAGGACAAGGTCTTCGATGCGCTGCGAATCTCGGGGCGGATGATCGACCGGCTCATGGCCGAGGTGTTCGCCATTCTGGACGAAACCCGCCAGTTCCTGGCTTCGTGAAAAGGCTTTTTTCTTGAGCCCCCTTCTGCTACGTTTCGACAAAAAGAGAATGCGCGCGGGAGTCGCTTTCCGTAACGGGTGGACCGGCGACGTCGACCCAGAGGGTCCGGACGTTGCGTGGCCGTTGTACCTTAAACCGCGTGTTGCCGCTTCTCTGCAGCATTTGTCGTTTCGACCGGGAGCAAAGGGGACTCATGCTGATCCTGACCCGCAAGGTGGGCGAGTCGATCCGAATCGGGGACGATATCGAGGTGATGGTGACGGCCGTGGACCAGAACAAGGTCCGGCTGGGTATCCGAAGTCCTCGGCACATTCCGGTTTTCCGAGAGGAGATTTACCGGAAGATCCAGGAAGAAAACCGAGAGGCGGTGGGGCTCGAAGCCGGCGACCTGGATGAAATGCTCTCGCAATACGCCGAAAGGAAATAACTCGTGTCGACCCGTTCGGTTCGGGTTTTATCAGGGCGGTGCTGATGCAGATTCAAACTTCGCGATTCGGCCTCCTGAATCTGGAAGAAACCACCTTCATCTGTTTTCCGTGGGGTATCCCAGGGTTCGAAAACTTGAAGCGGTACGTCCTGCTGCAACATCGCGACGGCCCTTTCCAATGGCTCCAGGCGGTGGACGATCCCGATGTGGCTTTCGTGGTCTGTCCACCGGAAGTGGTGGGCGTCCTATACCGGATCGGTTCGGACCAGGGAAAGCCCATCCGCGTGGAAAAGGCGGAGGATCTGGCCGTCTTCGTACTTGTCTCCTTCGATCGGGCGGGCAAGAACATCCGCGCTCACCTGCGGAGTCCACTCCTGGTGAATGCCGCGACGCGGGAAGGGTACCAGTGGATCCTCGATGCCGAAGACCTGCCCAAGGTCACCGTACCGGCGCCTCAGAAAGAACCCGGAAAAACTTCCACCCCGTGAAGCCGAGATTGCCCGGTGCGGCGGTCGCCAACCGCCTCCAGGTCGCTCCAGGGCGCCCGCCCGTTTTAGCGGTGGAAGCCGGGTCCATCCCAACGTCGATGTCCACCCGTTCGAACGGTGCCTTGCCGGGTCGCTGTAGGAGCCGGCTTGCCGGCGATCAGGGTCAATGGAGCATTCCCGATTTGACGGGTCGCGGGCAAGCCCGCTCCTACAGGAACAAGGTACCTCAGGCCCGACTTTCATGAACTTGTTTTTGGACAAGCTCTACCGGTTCATGGACCCCAAAAAGTCGGCATTGTCCTTGGTGCCCTGCATCTTGTCCAGCAGGAATTCCATGGCGTCCACGGGATTCAGGGGTGAAAGCAACTTTCGGAGAATCCAGATGCGGTTCAGGTCCTCGGGAGGCAGCAGCAGTTCCTCCTTGCGTGTTCCGGAACGGTTGATGTCGATGGCCGGGAAGATGCGGCGGTCGGCGAGCTTGCGGTCCAGCTGGATTTCCAGGTTGCCCGTGCCCTTGAATTCTTCGAAGATCACTTCGTCCATACGGCTTCCGGTCTCGATAAGCGCCGTGGCGATGATGGTGAGACTCCCGCCTTGTTCGATGTTGCGCGCCGCTCCGAAAAAGCGCTTCGGCCGGTGAAGGGCGTTGGAATCCAGCCCGCCCGAAAGGATTTTGCCGCTGGGAGGCACCACGGTGTTATAGGCGCGGGCGAGGCGCGTGATGCTGTCGAGGAGGATCACCACGTCGCGCTTGTGTTCCACCAGGCGTTTCGCCTTCTCGATCACCATTTCAGCCACCTGGACGTGCCGCTGTGCCGGTTCGTCGAACGTGGAACTTACCACCTCGGCCCGCACGTTCCGCTGCATGTCGGTGACTTCTTCCGGGCGTTCATCGATGAGCAGCACGATCAGGTAGGCGTTCTTGTGATTGATGGAAACGGCGTTGGCGATGTTCTGAAGGAGCATGGTCTTGCCGGTGCGGGGCGGAGCCACGATGAGGCCACGCTGGCCGAAGCCGATGGGCGTGAGAAGATCCATGACCCGGGTCGAAAAGTTGTCGGACCGGGTTTCGAGCACGATGCGCCGGTCGGGGTAAATGGGGGTCAGGTTGTCGAAGAGAATCTTGTCTCGCGCCACTTCCGGTTCTTCGAAATTGACGGCTTCCACCTTGAGGAGGGCGAAGTAGCGTTCGTTATCCTTGGGCGGGCGGATCTGCCCGGAGACGGTATCGCCCGTTCGGAGGTTGAACCGGCGGATCTGAGAGGGGGAGACGTAGATGTCGTCGGGGCCGGGAAGGTAGTTATAATCCTGGGTCCTGAGAAATCCGAACCCGTCGGGCAGGATTTCCAGCACTCCTTCTCCGTAGATGAAGCCGCTCATTTCGGCCTGGGCCTGCAGCAGGGCGAAGATGAGTTCCTGCTTGCGCATGGAACTGGCCCCCTCGATCTGCAGGGCCCTTGCCATGGTGAGGAGCTCCTTGATGTTTTTCTTCTTCAGTTCGACCAGGTTCATCTCGTCCCGGTAGCGCTCCCGGATATCGACTTCCTGGTTCGATTTGCCCTGTGAAGCCGGTACACCGGCCGTCTGGTGATTGCTTTCGGTCATGATGCTCGTTCCTCAAAATGTGGTGTGTTGGGGCTCTCGCCATCGGGACGTCCGCGGATGGAGGAGCTCACGGGTAACATTTCAATCACGATGGGGCTCAGGCGCGGCGACCTGCTCGGCCTCGCGCGAACCGACTTCCTCTGTGGCCGCCATCGCCTGCAGCCCTGGGTTAGCGCCCCTTGAGAATTCTCTCGTATTCGTCATGTGTGCCCACCCAAACCCATATGAAGTCCTCACCGTCCTCAACAGCCAACGCTCTATGGGCCTGATCCACTCTTGCTGACCACAGTTCACCGATCTTCTTGAATTGCAACGAAGGATGGCTTGAATTTTCCTTCAGGAGCTTGAAGTTCTTGTCAGCGAGTTTCCGGGTTTCGCCAGGCAAGCCATGATAGCAGCGCCAAAAACGTTCTGTCGTTCGGTGTTTTACAGATCCATCAGCTTGTTTTGCTTCTTGGCATCAAGGGCTTCTTTGAACAGAAAGTCGAGTTTGCCTGTTCTCACGTCTTCAATGATCTGCCTATCCCACCTTGCCCAGTCTCTCTCCAAAAACCAATGACGAAACTGACGGTACTCTTCGTCTGTTAGACTGGAGATCGTCTTTTCTAGTTCCTCTAGGCCTGCCATTCTCTCCACCTCTCTGGTTCGTCTGGTATTATGTCAATCCTTGCTTCGATGACCAAGGATAACCTGTTGAGGGTTGGCCTGCCATGATCTTTCGAAGTGACACAACCAACCGCGAAAGCTTTCTCACGCGGGCGCTTGGGCACAGCGCTGATCAGGGGCAAACCTTCTGGATTCCGGCTCCCGGATCGGGGTCCGGGAGCCGGAATCCAGTCCCGGACTGGGAAAATGAGCTCCCACATTTGGGTGCAGATCTTTTGCTTCTTGTTCCCAAGCTCCAGCTTGGGAACACAACTGTGCAGAAGCTCCAGCTTCGGTGAGGCCGTTCCCAAGCCAGAGCTTGGGAACGAGGGGAATTCTATTTCCCCTCCCCTTGTGGGAGGGGATTAAGGGGAGGGGAATGTAACTGACTGACATACGTTAATTTCCTCACCCTCACCCCAACCCTCTCCCATCAAGGGAGTGGGGGATTTTTTGACCTTGTTCCCAAGCTGTACCTTCCACCTTGTTCCCAAGCTCCAGCTTGGGAACGAGGGGAAGCGGAGCTGATGCGCTTGCTGCTTCAAGGCCATCTGGATTTACCTCAGAGGGACACCCTGGATGTCGTTCTAGAAGATCCGCACCCCCCATTTATCGAGAAGATACACTCACGGCACATGAAACTCATAGGCGATAGTGAAATCCGTGCGTCTTGATCGCGAGGCTGAGAGCGGTGCTTCTTTGTTTAATGGGGTATTAAGGGCGATGGTTCCCGCGGGCAGGTTCCATTTACACAAATCGTCGCGCTCAGACTCATACCCGATCGCGCTTTGCATTGTCAAGCCAATTAATGGGGAGCCGCGGGCGGGCGGCGGTTTTTCGAGGCGTCGATCGGCGGACGTGCGGTTGGTCCAACGGCGGGTTAGAAACCCAGGCGTGTCCAGACGCTCCTCCCATCTCCTTCCTTGTTGAGATACTCATCGCAGTGAGCCATCATCTGTTCCAGT
This is a stretch of genomic DNA from Desulfoglaeba alkanexedens ALDC. It encodes these proteins:
- a CDS encoding J domain-containing protein, coding for MPVRPTSQKSTTPEDYRILDLEPGATREDAKRAYRRLAKQWHPDRFHNFPEYERIEAENRFKRITEAYVRIQDELPEERPAVRSGARSAEASGGTPRASEAARGQRSKEASSTRPSRRRSASPFGRARERGWKALASARGHPWAGALAALVLLTLLTGPWTQTPDTPVPGRNTTPSGGVPGSAPSLPREGPHAKALETMRPPHEPVGLEDVALPPPSRRQPSSTGAVRRDAFSLGSSEKQVLAVQGPPDKVQGNVWLYGLSDIRFRDGVVIGYNNFDGRLKVMLSPPAASPDVEEASFFSPGATQDEVLRVQGTPTRVEGNHWFYGFSEVHFVDGRVASFDNYFGNLKIRMLPASPPQAGENAFTIGSTKDQVLAVQGTPSSIRGNIWFYRFSDVLFRDGKVSWVNDPSGNLKFVPPETLTRKENPES
- the csrA gene encoding carbon storage regulator CsrA is translated as MLILTRKVGESIRIGDDIEVMVTAVDQNKVRLGIRSPRHIPVFREEIYRKIQEENREAVGLEAGDLDEMLSQYAERK
- the rho gene encoding transcription termination factor Rho, which produces MNLVELKKKNIKELLTMARALQIEGASSMRKQELIFALLQAQAEMSGFIYGEGVLEILPDGFGFLRTQDYNYLPGPDDIYVSPSQIRRFNLRTGDTVSGQIRPPKDNERYFALLKVEAVNFEEPEVARDKILFDNLTPIYPDRRIVLETRSDNFSTRVMDLLTPIGFGQRGLIVAPPRTGKTMLLQNIANAVSINHKNAYLIVLLIDERPEEVTDMQRNVRAEVVSSTFDEPAQRHVQVAEMVIEKAKRLVEHKRDVVILLDSITRLARAYNTVVPPSGKILSGGLDSNALHRPKRFFGAARNIEQGGSLTIIATALIETGSRMDEVIFEEFKGTGNLEIQLDRKLADRRIFPAIDINRSGTRKEELLLPPEDLNRIWILRKLLSPLNPVDAMEFLLDKMQGTKDNADFLGSMNR
- a CDS encoding HDOD domain-containing protein, which translates into the protein MSSSQMAVPLDEIMHSAEHLPPFPNVVQKVMPLLKRMAPVEEIEAVIRFDPAIAARVIALSRSPFYARRASVHSLRDAIISLGQRQLVQVILAACAARFQTDDMESYDLRAGELWEHAVATAIMADRLAEELRHEERLTLYTAGLLHDIGKTILNHRMKDYFDAIFSAVRQERMHFLEAERRVLGIDHQELGAVICRRWRFPERVVAGIGYHHRPSDAGRHRDVASILYAANRMVCAMGIGAGVDGFLNPNEDKVFDALRISGRMIDRLMAEVFAILDETRQFLAS
- the fliW gene encoding flagellar assembly protein FliW codes for the protein MQIQTSRFGLLNLEETTFICFPWGIPGFENLKRYVLLQHRDGPFQWLQAVDDPDVAFVVCPPEVVGVLYRIGSDQGKPIRVEKAEDLAVFVLVSFDRAGKNIRAHLRSPLLVNAATREGYQWILDAEDLPKVTVPAPQKEPGKTSTP